The following are encoded together in the Streptomyces rapamycinicus NRRL 5491 genome:
- a CDS encoding WXG100 family type VII secretion target codes for MAEKLRVEGHDFKTLESAIDWMEGQLTERIGKLNNVIDHVEGHWKGIAAGAYNNLQTEVNNDVRRVNQLLSFTRELVKASRDGFDQEEIDQLKNINSVGGGESGILGSFHAS; via the coding sequence ATGGCGGAAAAGCTCCGCGTAGAAGGTCATGATTTCAAGACCCTCGAGAGCGCCATCGACTGGATGGAAGGTCAGCTGACCGAGCGGATCGGGAAGCTCAACAACGTGATCGACCACGTTGAGGGCCACTGGAAGGGCATCGCGGCGGGGGCGTACAACAACCTCCAGACGGAGGTCAACAACGACGTCCGCCGGGTGAACCAGCTGCTGAGCTTCACCCGCGAACTGGTGAAGGCGAGCCGGGACGGTTTCGACCAGGAGGAAATCGACCAGCTCAAGAACATCAACAGCGTCGGAGGCGGGGAGAGCGGCATCCTCGGCTCCTTCCACGCCTCTTGA
- the mycP gene encoding type VII secretion-associated serine protease mycosin: MTRMAALSSAVTLACLTAATGAGAGPSAAALSLDGNGECTFPMKKQIKGTPWSLQRLVFDRLWEETKGKDKDGKPVRVAVIDTGVDDTNIQLKTAVDKASGGNFLPPAKDASKDERKLAADPTVDEVGHGTKVAGIIAARPRQGTGFVGLAPEATIIPLKQNNAEGKGTPQKMAQAIEKAVHEGAQVINISQDTKGAVSQTDLEQATAYAVQHDVVVVAAAGNDGANGKSKRTYPASYRGVLAVAASDRNNERAYFSQSGDFVGVAAPGVDMVSTVPKGGQCVDNGTSFAAPYVAGVAALIRAKHPDWSRQEVIAQIEQTAERGVNGRDQFIGWGVVDPVKALTDDDKKIEHPTADTGSAANVPKPEPGRLTLGETPQERRTRLATYALGAGAVVVGITAGGAVVLRDWRRRRDT; this comes from the coding sequence ATGACACGCATGGCCGCCCTGTCGTCGGCGGTGACACTGGCGTGTCTCACCGCCGCCACAGGCGCCGGCGCCGGCCCGTCCGCCGCCGCGCTCTCGCTGGACGGCAACGGCGAGTGCACGTTCCCGATGAAGAAGCAGATCAAGGGAACGCCCTGGTCGCTGCAGCGGTTGGTGTTCGACCGCCTCTGGGAGGAGACCAAGGGCAAGGACAAGGACGGCAAGCCGGTGCGGGTCGCCGTCATCGACACCGGTGTCGATGACACCAACATCCAGCTGAAGACCGCCGTCGACAAGGCGAGCGGGGGGAACTTCCTGCCCCCGGCCAAGGACGCCTCCAAGGACGAGCGGAAACTCGCCGCGGACCCGACGGTCGACGAGGTCGGGCACGGCACCAAGGTCGCCGGCATCATCGCGGCCCGCCCGCGCCAGGGCACCGGCTTCGTGGGTCTGGCCCCCGAGGCGACGATCATTCCCCTCAAGCAGAACAACGCCGAGGGCAAGGGCACACCGCAGAAGATGGCACAGGCCATCGAGAAGGCGGTGCACGAGGGCGCCCAAGTGATCAACATCTCCCAGGACACCAAGGGCGCCGTCTCGCAGACCGATCTGGAGCAGGCGACCGCCTACGCCGTCCAGCACGACGTGGTCGTGGTCGCGGCCGCGGGCAACGACGGCGCGAACGGTAAGTCCAAGCGCACCTATCCCGCGTCCTACCGCGGCGTCCTCGCCGTCGCCGCCTCCGACCGCAACAACGAGCGCGCGTACTTCTCGCAGAGCGGCGATTTCGTCGGCGTCGCGGCGCCCGGTGTCGACATGGTCTCCACCGTCCCCAAGGGCGGGCAGTGCGTGGACAACGGCACCAGCTTCGCCGCCCCGTACGTGGCCGGAGTGGCCGCCCTGATCCGCGCCAAGCACCCCGACTGGTCGCGGCAGGAGGTCATCGCCCAGATCGAGCAGACCGCGGAGCGGGGCGTCAACGGCCGTGATCAGTTCATCGGTTGGGGTGTGGTCGATCCGGTGAAGGCCCTCACCGACGACGACAAGAAGATCGAGCACCCCACGGCGGACACCGGCTCGGCGGCGAACGTCCCGAAGCCCGAGCCCGGGCGCCTCACCCTGGGCGAGACCCCGCAGGAGCGTCGTACGCGGCTGGCCACGTACGCCCTGGGCGCGGGCGCGGTGGTCGTGGGCATCACCGCGGGCGGTGCGGTCGTGCTGCGTGACTGGCGTCGCCGGCGTGACACATGA
- the eccB gene encoding type VII secretion protein EccB, which translates to MASRRDELNAYTFAKKRMVASFVQPSPTVMDDGAPRPLRAFLPGVIVGALILAGFGAWGMIRPTAPKGWDNTASHIIVGSDSTTRYVILKTGGKKQLHPVLNLASAKLLLDQNKSDIVRVKESQLDNGDIPRGPTIGIPYAPDRMPSADDAVEQKRWVVCEQPGGGADKTAQKAVFILADREASKVEGKQRLRGSQALYVRGRTGRYLVDPSGTKYLLGGPKGEKSMSDRQYNLLLRTLFSEGAKPQQVTDDWLDTLKDGAPVEFPRVPGQPNTTAGVDSLPDKANKVGMVLQAQTGGGVQHYVVVPGKVQPVSDFTAELLLSSEQLAGLNQLGKPMQVNPQDFVSDSTVFAGDTTWPSEPPRQVNSTEGGSGARDTVCNILTNVSDSGAPTLETWAGRDYPATIVDGATSAYVTPGTGLFYRQFQGRGTGTGQVFLVTDTGLRYQVQANNDGSSGKSKIGADGSGSSAQQDAESGGQTTANKAQVRLGYGDAKPVPVPLNWSQFLPVGPRLDTNSARQPQGS; encoded by the coding sequence ATGGCATCGCGGCGGGACGAGCTCAATGCCTACACCTTTGCGAAGAAACGGATGGTTGCCTCGTTCGTGCAGCCCTCGCCCACCGTCATGGACGACGGTGCGCCACGTCCGCTGCGCGCGTTTCTCCCGGGTGTCATCGTCGGGGCGCTGATCCTTGCCGGATTCGGCGCATGGGGCATGATCCGGCCGACCGCGCCGAAGGGGTGGGACAACACCGCGTCCCACATCATCGTCGGCAGCGACTCGACGACCCGATACGTGATTCTCAAGACCGGTGGAAAGAAACAGCTGCATCCGGTCCTCAACCTCGCCTCGGCGAAACTCCTGCTGGACCAGAACAAGTCGGACATCGTCCGCGTGAAGGAGTCGCAGCTCGACAACGGCGACATTCCGCGCGGACCCACGATCGGAATTCCGTACGCCCCGGACCGTATGCCCTCGGCGGACGATGCCGTCGAGCAGAAGCGCTGGGTGGTCTGCGAGCAGCCGGGCGGCGGAGCGGACAAGACCGCGCAGAAGGCGGTCTTCATCCTCGCCGACCGTGAGGCGTCCAAGGTCGAGGGCAAGCAGCGGCTGCGCGGCAGCCAGGCGCTGTACGTCCGGGGGAGGACGGGCCGCTATCTCGTCGACCCGTCCGGTACCAAGTACCTGCTCGGCGGCCCCAAGGGCGAGAAGAGCATGTCCGACCGCCAGTACAACCTGTTGCTGCGGACCCTCTTCTCGGAGGGCGCCAAGCCCCAGCAGGTGACCGACGACTGGCTGGACACCCTGAAGGACGGCGCGCCTGTGGAGTTTCCGCGGGTGCCGGGGCAGCCGAACACGACGGCCGGGGTCGACTCCCTGCCGGACAAGGCCAACAAGGTGGGCATGGTGCTCCAGGCGCAGACGGGTGGCGGCGTCCAGCACTATGTCGTGGTGCCGGGAAAGGTGCAGCCGGTCTCCGACTTCACCGCCGAGCTGCTGCTGAGCAGTGAGCAGTTGGCCGGGCTCAACCAGCTCGGCAAGCCGATGCAGGTCAATCCGCAGGACTTCGTCTCCGACTCCACGGTGTTCGCCGGTGACACCACCTGGCCCTCCGAGCCCCCGCGCCAGGTGAACTCCACCGAGGGCGGGAGCGGGGCCAGGGACACCGTGTGCAACATCCTCACGAACGTCTCCGACAGCGGTGCGCCCACCCTCGAGACCTGGGCGGGCCGGGACTACCCCGCGACCATCGTGGACGGCGCCACCAGCGCGTATGTCACCCCGGGGACCGGCCTGTTCTACCGGCAGTTCCAGGGGAGGGGGACCGGCACCGGCCAGGTCTTCCTCGTCACCGACACCGGCCTGCGCTATCAGGTGCAGGCCAACAACGACGGCAGTTCGGGCAAGTCGAAGATCGGCGCTGACGGTTCCGGCTCCTCCGCACAGCAGGACGCGGAGTCCGGCGGGCAGACAACCGCGAACAAGGCTCAGGTCCGGCTGGGGTACGGGGACGCGAAGCCGGTTCCGGTGCCGCTCAACTGGTCCCAGTTCCTGCCGGTCGGGCCGCGGCTGGACACCAACAGCGCACGACAGCCCCAGGGGTCGTGA
- the eccE gene encoding type VII secretion protein EccE, with product MSSATHVRAAVPRQPSRTASLGPLRLYQLVLIEVAAAILVVAWTVDSLLMVPAGVIALALVLLAVLRRRQQPFVDWLVTISALRTRQKQAKGPVPAGIDPSLAPTVECDPALRTYAYVARDRREIGMIGDGTFLTAVLQVQSTDAPLRPMRTKRPLPLSLLQDALDVDGIQLESVQVVQHSQTAPAPHLPEQAAAARSYAPLQELAGAPAVRLTWVALKLNPELCPEAIRARGGGLEGAQRSLLRAVDQLASRLTGAGFSARPLAEGELTTALATSACVNPHATTQAGRASTPTRRTVETSRAWRCDDRWHTTYWVGRWPQMGPESVPLPQLVALLTSMPALASTFSLTLTHDDGSRNASSVTGHIRVTGRSDTDLITARKALERAARGVRVGLVRLDREQLPGVLATLPLGGTR from the coding sequence ATGAGCTCTGCCACCCATGTGCGTGCCGCCGTGCCGCGGCAGCCCTCACGCACGGCGAGCCTGGGCCCCCTGCGGCTGTATCAGCTCGTGCTCATCGAGGTGGCCGCCGCGATCCTCGTCGTCGCCTGGACCGTGGATTCACTGCTGATGGTGCCCGCGGGAGTCATCGCCCTCGCGCTTGTGCTGCTCGCGGTGTTGCGGCGCAGGCAGCAGCCGTTCGTCGACTGGCTCGTCACCATCAGCGCGTTGCGCACCCGCCAGAAGCAGGCCAAAGGGCCGGTCCCGGCCGGAATCGACCCGTCGCTCGCACCCACCGTGGAATGCGATCCGGCGCTGCGCACCTACGCGTATGTGGCTCGGGACCGCCGCGAGATCGGAATGATCGGCGACGGTACGTTCCTCACGGCGGTGCTCCAGGTCCAGTCGACCGACGCTCCACTGCGGCCGATGCGCACCAAACGACCGCTTCCGCTCTCGCTGCTGCAGGACGCGCTGGACGTGGACGGCATTCAGCTGGAATCGGTGCAGGTGGTGCAGCACTCACAGACCGCGCCCGCACCCCATCTGCCCGAACAGGCCGCGGCGGCGCGCAGCTATGCCCCGCTGCAGGAACTGGCCGGAGCGCCCGCCGTCCGGCTGACCTGGGTGGCGCTCAAGCTGAATCCCGAGCTGTGTCCGGAGGCCATACGGGCGCGCGGCGGTGGCCTGGAGGGCGCTCAGCGGTCCCTGCTGCGCGCGGTTGACCAGCTTGCCAGCCGGCTGACCGGTGCCGGATTCTCGGCGCGACCGCTGGCCGAGGGTGAACTCACCACGGCCCTCGCCACCTCGGCGTGTGTCAATCCGCATGCGACGACCCAGGCGGGGCGTGCGAGCACGCCTACGCGCCGGACGGTGGAGACCTCGCGCGCCTGGCGCTGCGACGACCGGTGGCACACCACCTACTGGGTGGGGCGCTGGCCGCAGATGGGCCCGGAATCGGTGCCGCTGCCGCAACTCGTGGCGCTGCTGACCTCCATGCCCGCCCTCGCGTCCACCTTCAGCCTGACCCTGACGCATGACGACGGCAGCCGTAACGCCTCCTCGGTCACCGGGCACATCAGGGTCACCGGGCGCAGCGACACCGATCTGATCACCGCCCGCAAGGCCTTGGAGCGCGCCGCGCGGGGAGTGCGGGTCGGACTGGTACGTCTCGACCGTGAGCAGTTGCCCGGTGTACTCGCGACGCTCCCGCTGGGAGGTACCCGCTGA
- a CDS encoding MinD/ParA family ATP-binding protein: MRSEGTLRFSTAALRREMEELRQASAEPQDAVPEDAVPQDAVPDDAVPPSAPSPEQPATTWAPPPVPQSGLPPLPPDFQPAAPEDAPPAPGPAPVPEQRTDGPATPGAGVPLPPQDTSWAPPPPQTHGQPGQPVAGPGPQGGYGYPRPGEGAPGAIPGQPGPAPLPDQAPGAQPPAGNVPGPQGGYQQPGPGVPGPWPEGAPAPQGPHYGYPPPGAQPAPGPGGPGQGQGPAPVPGGYGFPQPPAPDQQGQGPYQQPPAQPYPTPQPGQVEYPGRPGQPAQPMYPDQPGQPGQPGQPGPYAPNGPVQGQPPHDPQGQQFPGQQGPGAQGGYGFPRPGDGAPGPVPGQSAQPQPHDGYGYPRPDAQAAPAAPADPRTGGWPTVTPDQRRQAGGAGAPLGYTAAVELSSDRLIKGKQKPKKNTPGPSRFKLGGKKEEAERQRKLELIRTPVLSCYRIAVISLKGGVGKTTTTTALGSTLAIERQDKVIAIDANPDAGTLGRRVRRETGATIRDLVTAIPYLNSYMDIRRFTSQAPSGLEILANDVDPAVSTTFNDDDYRRVIDVLGKQYPIILTDSGTGLLYSAMRGVLDLADQLIIISTPSVDGASSASTTLDWLSAHGYADLVSRSITVISGVRETGKMIKVEDIVSHFETRCRGVIVVPFDEHLSAGAEVDLDMMRPKTREAYFNLSAMVAEDFTRAQQEQGLWTGDGGAQPPQVAPPMPGYAQQQPYPGAYAPQQGQQPQYPGYPQQGGQQGWQQSYEQGQQPQPGQPWQQAQPGQPGQPWQQQPPQQ; the protein is encoded by the coding sequence GTGCGCAGCGAGGGCACATTGCGCTTCTCCACGGCCGCGCTGCGGCGTGAGATGGAGGAGTTGCGACAGGCGAGCGCCGAGCCTCAGGACGCGGTCCCCGAGGACGCGGTCCCGCAGGACGCGGTCCCCGACGACGCCGTGCCGCCGAGCGCGCCGTCGCCCGAGCAGCCCGCCACCACCTGGGCCCCGCCGCCCGTTCCGCAGTCGGGGCTGCCGCCCCTGCCGCCGGACTTCCAGCCCGCGGCGCCCGAGGACGCTCCACCGGCTCCGGGTCCCGCTCCGGTTCCGGAGCAGCGTACGGATGGACCCGCCACCCCGGGTGCCGGAGTGCCGCTCCCGCCCCAGGACACCTCCTGGGCGCCTCCCCCGCCCCAGACGCACGGTCAGCCCGGGCAGCCCGTCGCCGGGCCGGGGCCGCAGGGCGGATACGGCTATCCGCGTCCCGGCGAGGGCGCCCCCGGTGCGATCCCCGGCCAGCCCGGTCCGGCCCCGCTGCCGGACCAGGCCCCGGGGGCGCAGCCCCCGGCGGGCAACGTGCCCGGCCCGCAGGGCGGTTACCAGCAGCCCGGCCCGGGCGTACCGGGTCCCTGGCCGGAGGGTGCCCCGGCTCCGCAAGGGCCCCACTACGGCTATCCGCCCCCGGGGGCCCAGCCCGCGCCCGGCCCGGGTGGTCCGGGGCAGGGCCAGGGGCCGGCGCCCGTCCCGGGCGGCTACGGCTTCCCGCAGCCGCCCGCCCCGGACCAGCAGGGGCAGGGCCCGTACCAGCAGCCCCCCGCACAGCCCTACCCCACGCCCCAGCCGGGGCAGGTCGAGTACCCGGGCCGGCCCGGACAGCCCGCCCAGCCGATGTACCCGGACCAGCCCGGACAGCCTGGTCAGCCGGGCCAGCCGGGACCGTACGCGCCGAACGGCCCCGTCCAGGGCCAGCCGCCGCATGACCCCCAGGGTCAGCAGTTCCCCGGGCAGCAGGGTCCGGGCGCGCAGGGTGGGTACGGCTTCCCGCGGCCCGGCGACGGCGCTCCCGGGCCCGTGCCCGGGCAGTCGGCGCAGCCACAGCCGCACGACGGCTACGGCTATCCGCGCCCGGACGCCCAAGCCGCCCCGGCGGCCCCGGCCGACCCCCGTACCGGCGGCTGGCCGACCGTGACGCCCGACCAGCGGCGCCAGGCCGGGGGCGCGGGGGCGCCGCTCGGATACACCGCCGCGGTCGAGCTCTCCTCGGACCGGCTGATCAAGGGCAAGCAGAAGCCGAAGAAGAACACTCCGGGCCCCTCCCGCTTCAAGCTCGGCGGCAAGAAGGAGGAGGCGGAGCGGCAGCGCAAGCTGGAGCTGATCCGCACGCCGGTGCTCTCCTGCTACCGCATCGCGGTGATCAGCCTCAAGGGCGGTGTCGGCAAGACCACGACGACCACCGCCCTCGGCTCGACCCTGGCCATCGAGCGCCAGGACAAGGTCATCGCGATCGACGCCAACCCGGACGCGGGCACCCTCGGCCGAAGGGTCCGCCGGGAGACCGGTGCGACCATTCGCGACCTGGTCACGGCGATCCCGTACCTCAACAGCTACATGGACATCCGGCGGTTCACCTCACAGGCTCCGTCGGGGCTGGAGATCCTCGCCAACGACGTTGATCCGGCGGTCTCGACGACGTTCAACGACGACGACTACCGCCGCGTCATCGACGTCCTGGGCAAGCAGTACCCGATCATCCTCACCGACTCGGGCACGGGCCTGCTCTACAGCGCCATGCGCGGCGTCCTCGACCTCGCCGACCAGCTGATCATCATCTCCACGCCCTCGGTGGACGGCGCGAGCAGCGCCAGCACCACCCTGGACTGGCTGTCCGCGCACGGCTACGCGGATCTGGTCTCGCGGAGCATCACGGTGATCTCCGGGGTGCGGGAGACCGGCAAGATGATCAAGGTCGAGGACATCGTGTCCCACTTCGAGACCCGCTGCCGCGGGGTGATCGTCGTACCGTTCGACGAGCATCTGTCGGCGGGCGCCGAGGTGGACCTGGACATGATGCGGCCCAAGACCCGTGAGGCGTACTTCAACCTCTCGGCCATGGTCGCGGAGGACTTCACCCGCGCCCAGCAGGAGCAGGGTCTGTGGACGGGCGACGGAGGGGCTCAGCCGCCGCAGGTGGCCCCGCCGATGCCCGGATATGCCCAGCAGCAGCCCTATCCGGGCGCCTACGCGCCTCAGCAGGGCCAGCAGCCGCAGTACCCCGGGTACCCGCAGCAAGGCGGCCAGCAGGGCTGGCAGCAGTCCTACGAGCAGGGGCAGCAGCCGCAGCCCGGCCAGCCGTGGCAGCAGGCCCAGCCGGGGCAACCGGGGCAGCCCTGGCAGCAGCAGCCCCCGCAGCAGTAG
- a CDS encoding bifunctional riboflavin kinase/FAD synthetase, whose translation MQRWRGLEDIPEDWGRSVVTIGSYDGVHRGHQLIIGRAVARARELGVPAVVVTFDPHPSEVVRPGSHPPLLATHQRRAELMAGLGVDAVLILPFTAEFSRLTPADFVVKVLVDKLHARVVVEGPNFRFGHKAAGNVAFLRELGATYDYEVEVIDLYERGEAGGGEPFSSTLVRRLVAEGDVTGAMEVLGRPHRVEGVVVRGAQRGRELGFPTANLETLPHTAIPADGVYAGWLTAQGEAMPAAISVGTNPQFDGTERTVEAYAIDRVGLDLYGLHVEVDFLAYLRGQEKFDSIEALLERMAVDVKRARELVEEHGSR comes from the coding sequence GTGCAGCGCTGGCGTGGCTTGGAGGACATCCCCGAGGACTGGGGGCGCAGCGTCGTCACCATCGGTTCCTACGACGGGGTGCACCGAGGGCACCAGCTGATCATCGGCCGTGCCGTGGCACGGGCGCGTGAGCTGGGCGTACCGGCGGTCGTGGTCACCTTCGACCCGCACCCCAGCGAGGTCGTGCGGCCCGGCAGCCATCCACCGCTGCTCGCCACGCACCAGCGGCGCGCGGAGCTGATGGCCGGGCTGGGCGTGGACGCGGTGCTGATCCTGCCGTTCACGGCGGAGTTCTCGCGGCTCACCCCCGCCGACTTCGTGGTGAAGGTGCTGGTGGACAAGTTGCACGCCCGGGTCGTGGTGGAGGGCCCCAACTTCCGCTTCGGCCACAAGGCCGCCGGGAACGTGGCCTTCCTGCGCGAGCTCGGCGCCACCTACGACTACGAGGTCGAGGTCATCGACCTGTACGAGCGCGGCGAGGCGGGCGGCGGCGAGCCGTTCTCCTCCACGCTGGTGCGCCGCCTGGTCGCGGAGGGCGACGTCACGGGCGCGATGGAGGTCCTGGGGCGGCCGCACCGGGTCGAGGGCGTGGTGGTGCGCGGTGCGCAGCGCGGCCGTGAGCTGGGCTTCCCGACGGCCAACCTGGAGACGCTGCCGCACACCGCGATCCCGGCCGACGGCGTCTACGCAGGCTGGCTGACGGCACAGGGCGAGGCGATGCCCGCGGCGATCTCGGTCGGCACCAATCCGCAGTTCGACGGGACCGAGCGGACGGTCGAGGCGTATGCGATCGACCGGGTCGGACTGGATCTGTACGGACTCCATGTCGAGGTCGACTTCCTCGCCTATCTGCGGGGCCAGGAGAAGTTCGACTCGATCGAGGCGCTGCTGGAGCGCATGGCGGTCGATGTGAAGCGGGCGCGGGAGCTCGTGGAGGAGCACGGGAGCCGTTGA